The DNA sequence ATGGATGGAAGGGACAATAGACATGGGTAATCTTGAGACACTTATGGAAGAGCAAATATCATGGTATGAAGATGAGATGGAACAGTATTTAAGTACTGGAACGGGTTTTTATGATGCAATTTCGGGTAGTGATAGACCTTAATAGAAACGATTGTGTGACCATAAATGGGTATATTTGATAAGATAAAAGATGGTTTATCCAAAACAAGAGATCAGTTAGTAACAAGGATAGAATGGGTTATAAAAGGAAAGACTATAGATGAAGGCGTGTTTGATGAGATTGAAGAGGCTGTAATTCTCTCTGACGCAGGGCTTGAAACTACCGAACTTCTCATAAATTCCTTAAAAGAAAAATGGAAAAGGGGTCAGATAAAAACTTCTGATGATATTGGCTTGGCTATGATAGAAGAAACAGAGAAGCTTCTGCTACCCGTTGAGGAAGCCATGGTAATAGATAGCAATCGGCCCTTTGTAGTACTCGCACTTGGTGTAAACGGTGTGGGCAAAACAACCACTATAGCTAAAATAGCCAGCATGTATCGTGATTCAGGAAAGAAGGTCATGCTTGGTGCCTGCGATACATTCAGGGCAGCAGCGGTTGAACAGCTTGAAGTATGGGCAAAAAGGTTGGATATCGATGTGATAAAACAAAAGGAAGGTTCAGACCCTGCTGCAGTAGCCTATGATGCAACAAAGGCTGCAAAGGCAAGGGATATAGACATACTGATACTTGATACAGCAGGCAGGCTACACACAAAGGTAAACCTGATGGAAGAGATGAAGAAGATAAAGAGGGTTGTTGGCAAAGAAATAGATGGAGCTCCCCACGAAACCATGCTTATTCTTGATGCAACGAACGGACAGAATGTAATTGCCCAGGCAAAAAAATTCGATGAAGCACTTAATATAACAGGTATCGTGGTCACAAAACTCGATGGAACAGCAAAGGGTGGTTTTATCCTGCCTATCGCCCATATATTGAAGATTCCGATAAGATTTATAGGGGTTGGTGAAAAGCTCGACGACCTCGTGCCTTTCAATGCAAAAGATTTCTCTAAAGCCCTCTTCAAATAACTCTCAGGGATTATAAAGATATCAAGATTTAAGATTTCTAAGATTCTAGGGCATTACAAGCCTTGAGCCCTTGAACCTTCTATTTAACATCTTAAGTACCTCGAACCACATTATACTCAATACACCGGCACCCAGACAGATTGTTAGGTCAACGGGGTGTAGTTTGGAAAAACGGAATAAATCACGCAGGAATGGAAAGTAGAGAACCATCCCGAGAAAGAGAAGTGTGCCACCCACAACCCACCATAATGCCTTATTCGGCGCTTGTAGCGTAGAAATTATTGTACGTGACCATGAGCGATTCGTTAATATTAACCCGAGGTTTGCAATTATCAGGGTGCAAAATGTTAATGCCCTGGCATCTAATTCACCCTGCCCACGGTACATAGCGATATAAAAAACGGCAAGTATAATTAAAAGTACAACTACCCCCTGGAGGATGCATAAGGCTAAAGTCTTAATGCCAAATAGTGATTCTTTTGGGTTTCGTGGTGGGTGGTTCATTATGCCTACCTCATCAGGTTCTGCTTCAAAAATAATTGAACAGGCAGGGTCAATAATCAATTCGAGAAACACAATGTGGACAGGTAAGAGGACAAGTGGCCAGCCCAATAGAACAGGGATTAGAGACATGCCTGCTATCGGTACATGAATAGCAAAGATATAGGCAATTGCCTTTTTCAGGTTGTCAAAGATTCTACGTCCTGCCTTCACAGCCTGCACTATGGACGAGAAATCATCATCAAGTAGGACAAGCGCTGATGCCTCCCTTGCCACATCTGTGCCGCGTCCCCCCATGGCAATGCCGATATGCGCTGATTTTAAGGCAGGTGCATCATTTACACCATCACCTGTCATTGCTACAATTTCACCGTTCGCTTTAAGGGCATTGACAAGCCTTAGCTTTTGCTCCGGGACTGCACGGGCAAAAATTGTTGCAGTCCTGATACGACTTTGGAGGGTTGGGTCATCCATGCTATAGAGCTCTGGTCCGGTGATTACATCGCCTGTATCCTTAAAACCTATTTGCTTTGCTATCTGTCTCGCAGTGTCGGGATAGTCCCCTGTTATCATTATGACCTTTATGCCAGCGTTGTAACATTCTTGGATAGCATTTGTGACAGCAGGACGAATTGGATCAGCCAGTCCGATAAGCCCTAAGAATTCAAAAGTAAAATCATGCTGCTTCCCGGGCAGGGCGATCTGTTTGAATGACGCCTTTGCAACGCCAATTACCCTCAATCCATAATTTGCCATATCGCCAACGTGTGTGAATAATGACCGTTTCTGATTCTCACCAAGATGACAGAGGTCGATGACTGATTCCGGAGCACCCTTGGCAGCTATGACATAGTCCTGTCCATCAGGTGATTTCCAAACATGTGAAAGGGCAAGCAGGTTTTGTGATAAAGGGTATTCCCGCACAAGCTCCCAGTTATAGTGGAGGTGTTCGGTATTAGAGAGGGTATTTTCGCCTAATTCCTTTAAAGCCCTCTCCATTGGATCAAAGGGATCCTTTTGGCTTGCCAAAATACCGAACTCGACAAGTTCATGGAAGATCTCGGGCAGCGGTTCTTTTTTAATGTTGTTTATGTCGTATAATTTTCCATCAGAAAAAATTTTTGCCACGGACATCCTGTTCATAGTAAGAGTGCCAGTTTTATCCACACACAACGCTGTTGCCGAACCCAACGCCTCAATTGCAGGCACACGTCTTGTGAGCACCTGTTTTTGAGATATACGCCATGCGCCTAAGGCGAGAAAGATTGTGAACACCATCGGGAACTCTTCCGGTACAATCGCCATAGCAAGGGTTATACCTGCAAGAAATCCGTTAAGCCAGCTGCCCCTTGTTAACCAGTATATGATTACTACAAATGTACACAGAGATAAGCCAAAAAAGGCAAGGTTACGGACAAGCCTCCCTGTTTCTATCTGTAGAGAGGTCTTCTCGGGCCCAACAGTTTGCAGCACCTTGCCAATTTTCCCTATCTCTGTTTTGATGCCAGTAGTCTTAACTTCTGCAACACCATACCCGTGCACCACAAGGGTTCCAGAATATACGAAGGGTAGATCATCACCGCCAGGGTGCCCCATCTCAATATTGCCTTCACAATCGGTTTTTCTCACAGGGGCAGATTCACCCGTCAGCAGCGACTCATCTACTGAAAAATTTATGCATTGAAGGAGCACAGCATCTGCTGGTACACGGTCACCCTCTTTGAGGATTATAGTGTCACCGCGTACCACTTCCCTGCCTGCAATGCGTTTTTGCTTGCCATCCCTGATGACGAGCGCACGCGGGCTGGATAAATCCCTCAGTGCTTCAAGGGCACGCTCTGTTTTTCGCTCCTGATAGAATGTGATACCGATGACAACAAATACAAAAAAGAGTAGCATCATTGCATCGCGCACACCACCCAATATAAGGTAAATGACACCACCAGCTATGAGAAGGAGAAACATGGGTTCATGCATAACCTCTAATATAATAGTAAAAATACTGCGCCTTTTTGTGGAGGGGAGCTCGTTATACCCTTCTTTCTTCAATCTATCAATCGCTTCCTGCTCCGAAAGGCCGGATATTATTTCGATGTTAAACTTATCAGGCATGGGGATATTCCCCCATGATAAAACATTTAGTCCGGTTCATAATTTGTATCCTTTGCATTAAGATTATAGAACAAAGGGTCAAAAGTAAACTCGATTTTTTAAGAGGAAGGGAAACAAGCTGTACCGCGTGTGGTCAAGAATAAAAAATGATTTCCCTTTTGACTTTATCGGTATTCGATTGTACTATTAAACAATTATGGGTATAGCAAAGCATTTGAAAAAAAAGTTTGTAACAGGTCTTTTGCTCCTTATACCGCTCCTGGTCACTATTTATATAATCTATCTTATTGTTTCATCGTTTGACGCAATAATCTCCCCTATTATAAAGAATGTTACCTTAAAAATTATAGGCAAAGAAATCTACATCCCCGGGACAGGTTTTTTCTTGTTTATTATAATTGCTTATATTACGGGCATCATAGCATCCAATTATATCGGGAAAACATTGCTTTCTTATGGCGAGACACTGTTAAGGAAAATCCCATTTGTTAAAGGTATATATAGCTCTGTTAAAGATATGACGGATGCCTTCTCATCAGAGAAGAAAAGGTCGTTTAAAGAGGTTGTGCTTGCCGAATTTCCCCTAAAAGGTAGATACGCCATAGGCTTCATCACAAAACGCACAAAGACTGGAGAAGGAAAGGGCATATGCTCTGTTTTTATACCTACAACGCCAAATCCCACATCGGGGTATTTGATTTTAATACCTGAAGAGGAGTTGATATTTTTAGATATGCCGGTTGACGATGCACTTAAGTATATAGTGTCGCTCGGTACTTCTCAGATTGAGCTCCCATGGAAAGAGAAAAAATCTTCTATTTCTTAACAGGGCTAAAAAGGTTTACTTATAAAGCCCTTATATTTGTTGCAATATCAAGCATAATCAGCTTTATCTATTCGAAGGAACTTATACAACTGCTCCTGAGGGTGGTTGGTATTAAGGTCTATTATCTGAGCCTTCCAGAGCCTCTGTTTTCATCTGTTGAAATAGCTATCTACGCAGGTATTTTCTTTGCACTGCCTGTTATAATTTATTTAGCCTTGCATGAATTTGGCAATGTCCTTGGTTTAAAATTAGTGCAGGGATATATGTTTGCCTTCTTTTCTATACTGCTCTTTTATGTCGGTAGTATCTTCTGCTATTTCATTGTGCTACCATCAGGTATAAAATTTCTCGTTAGCTATGAGAGCAGTACCATTAAAGCAATGATATCTCTTGAGAGGTTTGTCATATTCTGCACAGCCATGATGTTTGCCTTCGGCATTACCTTTGAGGTTCCCGTTATTCTTCTGGTTCTTGGTAGAATGGGAATATTAAAATCAAAGACCCTTACAAAAACGAGAAGGTTTGCTATACTTTTTATCGCAATAGCCTCCGCAGTAATAACACCCACGCCGGATATTTATAACATGATGCTTCTCGCAGTGCCAATGTACATTCTTTATGAGATTGGCATTCTTCTTATGAAAATAGGGGAAAGAAGGGATAAAAATGCGCGAAGACCTGACATTATGGCAGGATAGCACAGAAAATTATAAATGCTTGTTGACCAATTTATAGAAACATATATAGAATGTAACAACAAACGGGACTGATCCCGCCCTGCGGGACTGATTGCAGACAGCTAAAAGTTATAGAAATATGGAAGCATATATAGCAAAATACGGTTATATTGGAATTTTTATCGGTACCTTTTTGGAGGGAGAAACAACTGTTCTGCTAGGGGGGATCTTTTCTAAGCTCGGCTATATGAATATAAATAGAGTAGTACTGTGGGCTTTTATGGGAACCTTTGCTGGTGATTGCACGTTCTTCTTTCTTGGAAGGATTTTTGGTAGAAAGCAGATTGGAAAATACGAGTTTCTCAGCAGCAAGGTCCCTTTAGCAAATAAAATAATCCAGAAATACGGTAATTTCATAATATTTATTTTAAGGTTTTTGGTCGGCATAAGGGCATTAATTCTATTACTTTTAGGTTGCACAGATATGAAGAAAACCAGGTTTATCCTGTTCAGTATCTTGAATTCCATCCTATGGAGTATTATTGTCTCATTCATTGGTTATCTGTTTGCCAATGTTGTATATGTCTTTGTACATGACATAAAAAAATATGAAGAGCTTATAATACCAATCATACTTGTTTCAGTGACCATATTCATATTGGTATACAGACGTATTATGAAAGAAAAGGAGAAGTCATATGGAGATTGATGAAAAGCTTGTGAGAGAACTCAAAAAAAAGTTTGAGATTGAGATGAACAAAAGAGAGGTTGAGATTATTGAACACTGGAGAAGAGAGCTTGAGAATATATATAAGAGAAGGTACGAGAGCTTGGGTTCTTTACAGGTTGACATTAAAGGTCTTTTGGAACGTATGGGGAACAGGGCGACAATACTTAACAAAATGGTGAGGGAAGCATAATAAAATAGTGATTGGTGAATAGTGAATAGTGGAAAGTACAAAGCAATAAATGCCAGGCAACGAGTAATACACCCATTGCTCGTCACCAGCTGCTCATTGCTTATCTTTACTCTAATGTTATTTTTCACCTTCTGCTCTTACGGAGGTGCGCAGGTTGCCCAGAAGAAGAGCATTGCACCTGAGAAAAGGATAGGGGATCTTGAGAAGGAAGTTATGAAATTGCAAAGAGAGGTTGATATTTTTAACCTCGATGCCCTACCTGAGTATCTTACGTTATGTGATAAAAAGATACCCATATACAGGGAAGATGTGAGGGAAAGGTTCGAGAGGGAATTTTTTCAGTTACTCGAGAATAAGGGCCTATTAACGATTGTAGTGAAACGGTATTTAAAATATGTGAACATGATTAATGAAGAGATTCAGAAGATGTCTCTGCCATCTGACCTTGTTTATCTTGCAGTTACAGAGAGCTACCTCAATCCAAGGTCTGTATCAAAGGCAAATGCAGCAGGTATGTGGCAGTTTATAAAAGAGACAGGAAAGCGGGAAGGATTATATGTAAGTGACAATATAGATGAGCGATATAACATGAAAAAGGCAACGAGGTCTGCATTGACCCACCTGAAAAAGTTATACGGGGAATTTGGAGATTGGCTTATTACGATGGCGGCATATAATGCAGGCGCAGGCAGGCTAAGAGAGGCCATTGAGAATCAGAACACCAGGGATTTTTTTGAGTTGTTTCTACCGCAGGAAACCGAGAGGTACATATTCAGAATCATGGCATTAAAAGAGATTATCCTGAACAGGGAGAGATACGGAATAAAAATAGATGAGAAAGATCTGTATAAACCTGTCCAGATTTATGAAATTCTTATCGAGACGGGCAAAGAGATACATGTGTCTATTCTTTCAAAGTGCATGGATGTGCCATTTAAGACCTTCAGGGATAATAACCTGCATTTAAAAAAATATAGATTGCCGAGGGGGTTGTACAGCATAAACGTACCTTATGAGAAATGGGAGACATTTCTGAAAAGGCTCAAGGAATACCCGTATATCAGCGTTATTCGTGAAAAATAATACAAAAAAAGCAAGTAATTACACATATATCAGCGTTATTCGTGAAAAATAATACAAACTATGCGTTTTTATATTGACAATTGTTTGTCGATAGTTAAATATTATTAGCCGTTATGAATACTCTGACAGAATTTTATTACGTACTCATTTTTTTAACAGTTGCAGTTTTATTTACCATAGCCCCTGTTGTCATTGCCTATCTGATCTCTCCACGGACAAGAGGAAAAAAGACGCTTGCTACGTATGAGTGCGGGATAGAACCCTTTGGCGGCGCATGGATACGCTACAGCGTTGTTTATTACGTCTATGCTTTAATATTCATTGCCTTTGACGTGGATATACTGTATCTGTTTCCTGTTGCTTTGAGTTATACGAAGGGTGACAGGACATATGAATTCTATTCGTTACTTATCTTTATTCTTATTCTTGCATTTGCAATTATTTATGCATGGGGGAAAGGGGTTTTTACCTGGAAACGAAGGATCCAATAATAAAGTTTGCCATTGCCGAAAAGTTTCTCAATCTCGCAAGGGCCAATTCTCTATGGCCTATGACCTTCGGGCTTGCCTGCTGTGCCATCGAGATGATGGCCACGGCCATGGCGCGTTTTGATATAGACCGCTTCGGTGCAGGGATTTTCCGGGCATCACCGAGACAATCCGATCTCATGATTGTATCAGGCACGGTAACAAAAAAGATGGCGCCTACGCTTGTGACCCTCTATGAACAGATGCCTTCCCCCAAATGGGTAATTGCAATGGGTAATTGCGCCATATCGGGCGGCCCTTTTGTGTTTGAAGGACAATATAATCTGATAGAAGGTGTTGACCTCCTGGTGCCTGTTGATGTGTATATACCCGGATGTCCTCCGAGGCCGGAGGGGCTGCTTGAGGGGCTTATGAAGCTTGAAGAGAAGATTACGGGTAAGAGAAGGTTCCCTACTCCTGAGGCAAAATGGTAGAAAAGGTTAAAGAAGCTTTAAGGATAAAGATTGCTGATATCAATATTACAGAAATCTCCTATGCAGAGAGAGGTTATCATCTGTCCATTGAGGCACAGAAAGGGAACATCGTCAGTGTTGTCGAGCTTTTTGAAGGCAAAGGGTTTTATCTTGCAGACTTATGCTGTGTCGATTATGTAGATTACCTCGAGCTCGTCTATTTTTTTAATCATCACAAGGAATTATGCCGTTCCAGGGTAACGTTGAAGGTTGAGCCCAACAAACCAGTGGCTCCGACGATTTCCAATATCTATACGATGGCACACTGGTATGAACGGGAGATCCATGAATTCTTCGGCGTCTATTTTGAAGGTCATCCGAATCTGACATATCTCTTCCTGCACGATGAGATCAACCATTATCCGCTTCGAAAAAAGCAGGTGCCCGTGCCTGCAGACGATAAAAAATTGCTCAATTCTTTCAAACCCGAGGAAGAGGAAGATACTTTCTTTATGAATCTGGGCCCCCAGCACCCGAGTACACATGGGGTCTTGCGGGTCGTTCTGAAGATGGACGGCGAATATATCCTCAGTGCAGAGCCTGTACTGGGCTATCTCCACAGAATGCATGAAAAGATGGCAGAGAATAGAAGCTATCTCCAGTTCCTTCCCAATCCGGCAAGGATGGATTATCTTGGGGCGCTCAATTTCAACCTCGGACATGTGACGGCTGTGGAAAAGCTCTGCGGCATCGAAGTCCCGGAACGGGCTCAATACATAAGGACCATCACCTGCGAGCTGAACAGGGTTGCAAGTCACCTCCTCTGGGTCGGTGCATTTCTCGCGGACCTTGGTGGATTAACACCCTTCTTGTATGTCTTCGACGACAGGGAAAATATTCTTGATATCCTGGAAAGCATTACAGGATCGAGACTCACCTACTGCTATTTCCGTTTTGGCGGACTCTATAATGATATTGACGACACGTTTATCGAAATGACAAAAAGGTTTATTGAACGGATGCAGGGGCGTTTCGGGATATATGAGAAACTCATCACCAAGAACGTGATCTTCATCAACAGGGTTAAGGATATAGGTGTTCTGGAGCAAGGCAAGGTACCCAAGTATGGGTGCTCAGGACCAGTCATCAGGAGCACTGGCATCCCCTTCGACATAAGGAAGGTTGAACCCTATGCAGCATATGACAAGATCAATTTTGAGATTCCTACCGGTACATCCGGTGATAATATGGACCGGTACATGGTCCGGATAAAAGAGATGGGAATAAGCCTCCGCATTATCGAGGAGGCTATTAAAAAACTCCCCTCAGGACCATTTAAAGCTGAGAAAGTGCCAAAAAAGCTAAAACCGCCTAAGGGCGATGTTTATCATACCGTGGAATCACCGCGGGGTGAAACCGGTGTCTATATCGTGAGCGATGGGAGCGATACGCCTTACAGGATGCGATGGAGGGTGCCTTCATTCTCGAACCTGATGACCTTCCCCTCTCTTGCACAGGGGATACTCATCGCAGATGCCATTGCGACCCTGGGGAGTTATGATATTGTTATTCCGGAGATAGACAGGTGAAGAAGGCAATGAAGAATTATGAATGTAGAATGAAGAATTTCAAAAGGAAGCAAAGCTAAGGGCTGATAGCTAACAGCTGAAGGCTTAAAATATGAATGAGATTATAGATATAATAGGTAAAGAAACGGCAAGGACAATTATCGGTCTTGTCGGGGTCATTATCCTTGTAGTGATTAATGCCCTTATACTCACATGGGCCGAACGGAAGGTTGCAGGACATATGCAGCGAAGGATAGCTGCTAAAGAAGTGGGTCCCTTCGGCCTCATTCAGCCCATCGCAGATAGTCTCAAGCTTCTTGGAAAGGAACTTCTCACACCTGTAAATGTAGAAAGACCGTTGTACTTCCTTGCCCCTACCTTAATATTTATTCCTGTCCTTGTATCTTTTATCGTTATCCCCTTTGATGCATGTTTGCAGGTAAAGGATATTAATGTGGGGATACTGGTGATTCTAGCTTTTTCATCTTTGTCGACGCTTTCGATCCTCATTGCAGGATGGGGTTCAAACAATAAATATTCCCTCATCGGAGCGGTGAGAAGCGTGGCGCAGAATATTGCTTATGAGATACCGCTTTTGCTCTCGCTTCTCTCCATTGTGATAATTGCAAGTTCCCTTTCTTTGAGAGACATAGTGGAAGCTCAGAAGGGTATGTGGTTTGTCATCTATCAGCCCTTTGCATTTCTTATCTATTTTATTGCCGGTGTGGCCGAAACGAATAGAACGCCTTTCGATCTGCCCGAGGCAGAAAGCGAGCTTGTTGCCGGTTTCCATACGGAGTATTCGGGTATGCGCTTTGCCATCTTTTTCCTTGCCGAATATACGAACATCATGATTATCAGTGCCATTGCGACGACATTTTTCCTTGGCGGTTATCTTGGACCGGTTCTTCCCGGTATCGTCTGGTTCCTTATAAAAACGTACTTCCTTGTCTTCGTTATCCTCTGGTTCCGCTGGACATTCCCGCGAGTCAGGTTTGATCAATTGTTGAATTTCTCCTGGAAGATACTGATACCTGTTTCCTTTGCGAACTTGCTTGTCACAGGAGGGATCCTCAAATTATGAAACTAAATAATGACCAATTACCAATCACCAATAACCAGATAATTACCAATCATCAATCACCAATAACCAATCATTTCTGGGATGATATATCACGGCTGTTGAAGGTGGTGTTGTTTGGTTATTGTAATTTGGTCATTGGTTATTTTTCAGGGGTATGTTGAGGCTTATGAGATACGTTCTGGATATCATAAAGGGTGCTATTTCGCTCCTCGTCGGTATGGGCGTGACCATCAAAGCCTTCTTTAGTCCTGTTGTCACGGTCCAGTACCCGAGAAAGGTCATAAATATTACGCCCCGATTCAGGGGCCACACAAAACTTGTGGCAGACAGCGAAAATCCGGACAGGCCAAGCTGCATAGTGTGCGGCATGTGTGTGAAAAACTGTCCGTCCGGCTCGATAAAAAAGGTGGAAGGCGAAAAGAAAGAAGGCGAAAAGAAAAAGACCGCCACAGAATATATATTAGATTTTACAACCTGCAGCCAGTGTGGAATATGTGTTGAAACATGCCCTGTTGACGCACTTACCTTCTCGGCGGATTATAACCTTGCAGGTTTTAAAAGGGAGGATTTCCATTTCGACCTCGTGAAGGAATTTGAGGAGAGGAAGACAAGGTAATGAACTTTGCTGAAATAGTATTTGTCCTTATTATGTTTATAACCTTTATAGGTGCCCTAATGGCTGTTTTATCAGGCTCAATCATCTATGCAATGATTGGACTTGTAACCGCAATGTTCGGCATTGCTGGACTCTATGTGTATCTTAATGCACCTTTTCTCGCAATGATGCAGATTCTCATATATGTCGGG is a window from the Pseudomonadota bacterium genome containing:
- a CDS encoding twin-arginine translocase subunit TatC yields the protein MEREKIFYFLTGLKRFTYKALIFVAISSIISFIYSKELIQLLLRVVGIKVYYLSLPEPLFSSVEIAIYAGIFFALPVIIYLALHEFGNVLGLKLVQGYMFAFFSILLFYVGSIFCYFIVLPSGIKFLVSYESSTIKAMISLERFVIFCTAMMFAFGITFEVPVILLVLGRMGILKSKTLTKTRRFAILFIAIASAVITPTPDIYNMMLLAVPMYILYEIGILLMKIGERRDKNARRPDIMAG
- a CDS encoding 4Fe-4S dicluster domain-containing protein gives rise to the protein MRYVLDIIKGAISLLVGMGVTIKAFFSPVVTVQYPRKVINITPRFRGHTKLVADSENPDRPSCIVCGMCVKNCPSGSIKKVEGEKKEGEKKKTATEYILDFTTCSQCGICVETCPVDALTFSADYNLAGFKREDFHFDLVKEFEERKTR
- the ftsY gene encoding signal recognition particle-docking protein FtsY, with product MGIFDKIKDGLSKTRDQLVTRIEWVIKGKTIDEGVFDEIEEAVILSDAGLETTELLINSLKEKWKRGQIKTSDDIGLAMIEETEKLLLPVEEAMVIDSNRPFVVLALGVNGVGKTTTIAKIASMYRDSGKKVMLGACDTFRAAAVEQLEVWAKRLDIDVIKQKEGSDPAAVAYDATKAAKARDIDILILDTAGRLHTKVNLMEEMKKIKRVVGKEIDGAPHETMLILDATNGQNVIAQAKKFDEALNITGIVVTKLDGTAKGGFILPIAHILKIPIRFIGVGEKLDDLVPFNAKDFSKALFK
- a CDS encoding cation-translocating P-type ATPase, which encodes MPDKFNIEIISGLSEQEAIDRLKKEGYNELPSTKRRSIFTIILEVMHEPMFLLLIAGGVIYLILGGVRDAMMLLFFVFVVIGITFYQERKTERALEALRDLSSPRALVIRDGKQKRIAGREVVRGDTIILKEGDRVPADAVLLQCINFSVDESLLTGESAPVRKTDCEGNIEMGHPGGDDLPFVYSGTLVVHGYGVAEVKTTGIKTEIGKIGKVLQTVGPEKTSLQIETGRLVRNLAFFGLSLCTFVVIIYWLTRGSWLNGFLAGITLAMAIVPEEFPMVFTIFLALGAWRISQKQVLTRRVPAIEALGSATALCVDKTGTLTMNRMSVAKIFSDGKLYDINNIKKEPLPEIFHELVEFGILASQKDPFDPMERALKELGENTLSNTEHLHYNWELVREYPLSQNLLALSHVWKSPDGQDYVIAAKGAPESVIDLCHLGENQKRSLFTHVGDMANYGLRVIGVAKASFKQIALPGKQHDFTFEFLGLIGLADPIRPAVTNAIQECYNAGIKVIMITGDYPDTARQIAKQIGFKDTGDVITGPELYSMDDPTLQSRIRTATIFARAVPEQKLRLVNALKANGEIVAMTGDGVNDAPALKSAHIGIAMGGRGTDVAREASALVLLDDDFSSIVQAVKAGRRIFDNLKKAIAYIFAIHVPIAGMSLIPVLLGWPLVLLPVHIVFLELIIDPACSIIFEAEPDEVGIMNHPPRNPKESLFGIKTLALCILQGVVVLLIILAVFYIAMYRGQGELDARALTFCTLIIANLGLILTNRSWSRTIISTLQAPNKALWWVVGGTLLFLGMVLYFPFLRDLFRFSKLHPVDLTICLGAGVLSIMWFEVLKMLNRRFKGSRLVMP
- a CDS encoding DUF502 domain-containing protein, with product MGIAKHLKKKFVTGLLLLIPLLVTIYIIYLIVSSFDAIISPIIKNVTLKIIGKEIYIPGTGFFLFIIIAYITGIIASNYIGKTLLSYGETLLRKIPFVKGIYSSVKDMTDAFSSEKKRSFKEVVLAEFPLKGRYAIGFITKRTKTGEGKGICSVFIPTTPNPTSGYLILIPEEELIFLDMPVDDALKYIVSLGTSQIELPWKEKKSSIS
- a CDS encoding DedA family protein, which gives rise to MEAYIAKYGYIGIFIGTFLEGETTVLLGGIFSKLGYMNINRVVLWAFMGTFAGDCTFFFLGRIFGRKQIGKYEFLSSKVPLANKIIQKYGNFIIFILRFLVGIRALILLLLGCTDMKKTRFILFSILNSILWSIIVSFIGYLFANVVYVFVHDIKKYEELIIPIILVSVTIFILVYRRIMKEKEKSYGD
- a CDS encoding NADH-quinone oxidoreductase subunit A, with the protein product MNTLTEFYYVLIFLTVAVLFTIAPVVIAYLISPRTRGKKTLATYECGIEPFGGAWIRYSVVYYVYALIFIAFDVDILYLFPVALSYTKGDRTYEFYSLLIFILILAFAIIYAWGKGVFTWKRRIQ
- a CDS encoding NADH-quinone oxidoreductase subunit D (Catalyzes the transfer of electrons from NADH to quinone) — protein: MNLGPQHPSTHGVLRVVLKMDGEYILSAEPVLGYLHRMHEKMAENRSYLQFLPNPARMDYLGALNFNLGHVTAVEKLCGIEVPERAQYIRTITCELNRVASHLLWVGAFLADLGGLTPFLYVFDDRENILDILESITGSRLTYCYFRFGGLYNDIDDTFIEMTKRFIERMQGRFGIYEKLITKNVIFINRVKDIGVLEQGKVPKYGCSGPVIRSTGIPFDIRKVEPYAAYDKINFEIPTGTSGDNMDRYMVRIKEMGISLRIIEEAIKKLPSGPFKAEKVPKKLKPPKGDVYHTVESPRGETGVYIVSDGSDTPYRMRWRVPSFSNLMTFPSLAQGILIADAIATLGSYDIVIPEIDR
- the nuoB gene encoding NADH-quinone oxidoreductase subunit NuoB; amino-acid sequence: MGERGFYLETKDPIIKFAIAEKFLNLARANSLWPMTFGLACCAIEMMATAMARFDIDRFGAGIFRASPRQSDLMIVSGTVTKKMAPTLVTLYEQMPSPKWVIAMGNCAISGGPFVFEGQYNLIEGVDLLVPVDVYIPGCPPRPEGLLEGLMKLEEKITGKRRFPTPEAKW
- the nuoH gene encoding NADH-quinone oxidoreductase subunit NuoH — encoded protein: MNEIIDIIGKETARTIIGLVGVIILVVINALILTWAERKVAGHMQRRIAAKEVGPFGLIQPIADSLKLLGKELLTPVNVERPLYFLAPTLIFIPVLVSFIVIPFDACLQVKDINVGILVILAFSSLSTLSILIAGWGSNNKYSLIGAVRSVAQNIAYEIPLLLSLLSIVIIASSLSLRDIVEAQKGMWFVIYQPFAFLIYFIAGVAETNRTPFDLPEAESELVAGFHTEYSGMRFAIFFLAEYTNIMIISAIATTFFLGGYLGPVLPGIVWFLIKTYFLVFVILWFRWTFPRVRFDQLLNFSWKILIPVSFANLLVTGGILKL
- a CDS encoding lytic transglycosylase domain-containing protein; the protein is MKLQREVDIFNLDALPEYLTLCDKKIPIYREDVRERFEREFFQLLENKGLLTIVVKRYLKYVNMINEEIQKMSLPSDLVYLAVTESYLNPRSVSKANAAGMWQFIKETGKREGLYVSDNIDERYNMKKATRSALTHLKKLYGEFGDWLITMAAYNAGAGRLREAIENQNTRDFFELFLPQETERYIFRIMALKEIILNRERYGIKIDEKDLYKPVQIYEILIETGKEIHVSILSKCMDVPFKTFRDNNLHLKKYRLPRGLYSINVPYEKWETFLKRLKEYPYISVIREK